The Mercurialis annua linkage group LG7, ddMerAnnu1.2, whole genome shotgun sequence genome includes the window ataagataaaatgctacatatagcacatattattaaaatttgctccattgcaaaatgctaaactaaatgctaaatttatagttttataagtgattatcattattgatggcaaatctgtaaataatttagatataataaaatttagcatatgctaaactttctaacaaatttggcacaaagtttagcatatgctaaatttagcacatgaaatagaagtgcaatggagatgtgctttttatactaaatgctaaattatagcattgtgaggtattttagcactagagtggagatgctctaacCATCCCTCGAGTAGGAATTTCGAGAGATATGTTCTTACTCGAAGTAAGCAATATACTCGAAATttgttgaattaattaaaaatatttttattacacAGAACAATGAGTGATTAGGAAGTCAATAAATCAAATTCTAAAACAGATACGGAGTATAAGACATCATATAAAGTACACACATTTTGAACTAAACAGGTCACACGAGAGTTAAATGCACAACCGCAATAGATGTTGAAATTACTGTTATTGCAAGTAACAATGGCAATGTGCAAGGTGATATTCTATTTACGGATGAAATTATACAAACAAATATTTAACAGTCTAATTATATTCATGTATCATGATTATATCgtctaatattaatttttaaatagtagTATTTCATCCTCGtgctatatttatatattattctctttttttaatAGGTTCAAGATTCATCATCTCAAGCATTTGGAGATACATAAggatattttttgttttcgtCCGTTAGAAAATGCAAGAATAGAGAAACTTCACAAGAAGCTATTGTCTTAGTTTAATTGCTATATTTCAATAGTTTATGctagtttttgttttaaattacaggcataaatcgcttcaaatcattttttttttttgtgttttacaTTATATAGATGGTCTATTGTAAATTTATCTTGCTTTGGTATGAGGTCTAATTGATCAATGGTGTGCATTTTGTGGCACATGGTTCAATTTTTTCGAGTGGTAAAAATTACTTTCAAActcaaaaatccaaaatttctatAAGCAAAAACATCCCAACAAATTAACATTAGCTACGTAGGATCATATCAACGAAGTCTGAGAAGCAATTAAATGGTGTTAAATTAGGAGACATGACTGTTCATTTTTTCAGACGTTAGGAACAtaagtgaatttttttaaacattgagGATTCACTTGATCCTTTATTCAAATCTTAACGGtataaataattcttttttcttcGCCGCGTAAAATCAGACTATAAAATCTTAAAAACAATGAAACAGTGTCAAATTGGGGCGCCTTTGATTATCATTTTTTCAAATGTCTAGTATGAATCTTTTCAAACATTGAGTGCTTTTAATTTAACCCCAAATTTTAGGGGTATTATTGACCCTTTtccttaaattttataaatggatTTGATTTGGGACACCGGCTCGGCTTAAAAGACTGGTTTGTACGTCATTTGGACTATAATCCATATGCGCTGAACTTTGACACGTATAACTAACTACACCTACGAAGTAGACACGTGTTCTTACATTCGGCAAATTTGTAGACATGGAGCCATATACAGTAAGCTTGCAGCTACCATTAATTAGCTAAGCAGATCAAGAAATGgagaaagaaaaacaagaacGGAAAATGGAAAACCagcaaaaaaataaagatcACGGCAAGAAAGAGAGCACAGTTGAAGGTCTGCCGATGAAGGAAAGCCCTTACATGCAATACAAAGATTTAGAAGATTACAAGAAAAAAGGGTACGGAACTGAAGGTCATCTTCCACCCCAGCCCGGCCGCGGCGCCGGAGCCACCGATGCTCCTACTCTTTCCGGTGGCTCCGTGCCGAGAGAAGCTGACGTTTCTGCCATTGATGCTGTAGCTAATAATCCTACTCCCTAGGTTTGAAAGGAATTTTGTTTGCTTATGTATTGCATCTTCTTCAATAAGACTAGTAgtgattaatttgtttatccttttttaattaataaaggtTAATTAAGCTTTCTatattatgtgatttttttaattttaattgcatTCATCCGTGTTCTACATTAGCACAATTACTCACATTAAATAACTCACATTCATGGGATGTTTGGTTCTAAGGTGGGTAATAAGTTGGGGATGAGATgagataaattatttatttgactatattaactttttttagtagtataatattaatttttactataagttattattttaaatttatgaactAATTTGATGTATTATTAATTAAGattagaatttatttgtataaatataataattttataacctttttactaagtttaaccttaatatagtttcaaaaaaaagttttaacattaatattaatgtaaaagttaaattttattaaaaattattattattattattttgatttatagaCTTTATTGCCTTCCATTAGTTTCCAAATACATAGGTCTTCCGTCTTCGATCAGTTATCCTATTTGtgaataaaattcatttatattagGTTTCTTTTAAAGGTAGCAATAAAAGAGCGGATCActtcaaatccaaaatttcctcATTCCCaataataattatatgtttaactttttatgttttGATGTCACATCATGTTAATTCTGTAACTAGAtcaatattatattttcttttaatattaatatactattttaatttagtaaaaCACTATGagttatcaaataaaatattaaattatataaatactaattttaattgaatttcaattataatGAAATTACTCGACTTGCTCGCCCTAGTAGAGTTGATCTCAATCTCATTATGGGAACTTGAAACCCAACGAATTACAGAAATCTACTGCTGTTAGGGTTAAATAACAAAAGCTATATATATAAACCTCTCATAATACACCAGTCCATTAATACACTGAGAAATTTGAGTCTTCAAATTTGAGTATGGCGAAGCAAGAAGAAGAATGGGGTTCGATTATAGATCCTCATAAAATTGTGATCAAGAAATTTATTGCGAGAGGTACTTACGGAATGGTTTATGAAGGTTTGTATAATGTGAAACAAGTTGCCGTCAAATTAGTTGATTGGGGCGATGAAACTCGTCTGCCTCTACCGCATATCGCTTCGCTTAGAACTGCAGTCAAACAGGAGGCTTCCGTTTGGTATCACCTTGATCATCCCAATGTCTCTAAGGTACAATTCTTGATCATTAGGGTTTACTTTAGTTGATTCTTTGATAATGTTGGAGTTCATATTTTTAgactatatattataattttattaaatttattttgcatGGGAATGTAACGATTGTCGTATTTTTGTGCAGTTGATCGGCGCGGTAACGGATATATCAGAAGAAGAACTGAAGGGTCGGTGCAGTCATAGTGGGATGCCGATGAAGATGTGTTGTTTCGTTACGGATTATTATCCAGGCGGTACTCTGAAATCCTATCTCTGGAAGAGGAAAAGAAGGCTGCCTTTCAAGAAATTTATGCAATTTGCTCTACAACTTGCAAGAGGGTATGTTTAATTTATCCGAAATTTTCGATCTTTTTATTGTAACATTCAATAAATTCTTGAAgactaatttaaatttgttgaatTTCAAGAGCCGGGTACTGATTGACTCGGCTGCTTCGTGCAGGTTAAGCTATCTGCATTCCAAGAATATTGTGCACAGAGATGTGAAGACGGATAATGTGTTGCTCGACAAGAATCGGACTCTGAAGATAACAGATTTCGGAGTTTCGAGGATTCAAGCTTTAAATCCTAATGAAATGACCGGAGGCCTCGGAACTTTTGGTTACATGGCTCCAGAGGTGTTCTGTAATAAGCCGTATGACAAGAAATCGGATGTTTACAGCTTCGGAATCTGCTTATGGGAGATTTATTGCTGTTCTCCCGCGTATGGGAGTATCACCTTCTCTAAGTTTACTGCTGTCGTTTATGAGAATTTAAGGCCGGAAATTCCCAGAAATTGTCCTGTTTCTCTGGTAAACCTGATGAGAAGATGTTGGGAAACCGATCCATGGAGAAGACCGGACATGGAGGAAGTGGTGTCGATATTGGAGGCGATTCATAGTACCGAAGTTGTTGGACAGAAGCAGCCTAAGGGTTGCTTCTGCTGGAATTTATGATCAATGTTCATTTACATTGTAATAGCAGTAGTTAGTTTATATACGAGACATTAATAGGACTCAGAAATTAACAAACTCTgctaatttatacttgtatatATCATGTCTGAAtatattttgtcttttttaagTTTCATTAGTACCAAAATTTGCCTGTTCTTCTCAAAAGCCAAATATTGTAATCAAGAGAGAAAAGACAAACTAGATCTGCATGAACGGGGTAGCACTTGTTAAGCATcgaattgaaaattttcaatttacagaattaaaataaaaaattagtagtAAAAATTTGGAACTACTCAAACTTTCAGAGcgaaaatgtaaaaaaaaattggaactACTCAAACTTTCACAGATAAAGGTGACATTGCagaaaaacattttttaaatcTCATCCAAAGCACTTTGAAAATTACATGGTCAATACATGTGATTATGAAACATTCTTTCAATATGTGATAGGTGGCGTGATTATTTACAGCAATTATTTAATGGTGGGTATATTAATTAATGATCACGTCACGTGTCACGTATTGAACTAATGATGTATAATTTGGTGGACTTAATTCACTTAAAATATTATAGTCAGTGGCGGTCCATGGAGGACTATTTTTTGAATCTATAATTTGCTTAAAGTGAAGAATATTGTTTCACAAATAGTCCTTTATTTCATTAAATGTCTCTTTGATATacttaaaatcaaacaattcacatttaatttttttaaaaaataaattttatgctTAGGCTTCTAACAGAGTTCATGCAAACTGTTGCTGCAAATACACAAGTCATGTTGCTTCGTTGCTATCGTGAAGGCCACTTCTCCGCTGCTCCAACATTGCTGCTATAAATTCCAGCTCATCAACAGCCAATTGCAGCTCATATACAGCTGGTTACAGCTCATCAACACACACAGTGTGTGTGCATAATTAGCTAGAAACGGTTATTGtattttctctataaatagagatttagttttgtaattagtTTTAAGTTTTGTAATCTACAAACTTCAATCAATATAGTTGCTCTGTGTTTATTTTCTGATATGGTATCAAAGCGGGTCCGAGCCCGGGAGATGGCGTTGCCACCGGTGTTGCCGCCGCGTTTCAGATTAAGTGTTTCTTCTCCGGTTAACTGAactggatgtccagtcccagcaGTTTCGTGATTTCAGATTTATTGGTTTCAGCTTCTTCTCCGTTGTACCGAactggatgtccagtcccagcgGTCCGGATTGAATTTCAGTTTACGAGCATCGCTATCAGTGACTCAATGTTCGATTTCAGATTTCAGCTCAACGCAATATGTTGTTCATCACTATCGGTGGATTTAAGGTTCAATATCAGTTTCTGTTTATCACATTCGGTAAATGAGAAGTTTGATTCATATTTCAGTAGAATATTACCTTCATTGTTCGGTGATTTCAAGTTCAACTTCGATTTCACCTCTGGTTCCTTTCAATCAAATTCAGGTTTCAATTTCAGATTCTCTTTCGTTCAAATTCTGATATTATTTTGTTCTCTGTCAAACATGATTTTGATGAGAGAATAGTAACCGTTTCTTGTTCATCATTGCTGCTCATTTCTTCCTGATTGTTGAGTAGATTCAATTCTTATCAATTGAGTTTCGTATCTctgattttttgatttttcgtttctCACAAATATCATTTTCAGTCAATTCCTTATCTCTTGTTATCATTTGAGTTTTAATCTCAATATGATTTTGAGTTTCAAGGTTTGTTTAGTCTGAGCTATTCAATTTGGTGAAAACAAATAGATTTCAGTTTAGCTCATTAACCGTTCGGTAAAATTCCTCAATGAGATTTCAGCTATGGTTGctggtgtttttttttttagctaGCATATGTGCTAGAATTATCTTGGGTGCTGATAGTCATGCCACAGAAGTTTTGTTGCTCTTGACTTGAATTCTTTGGTTTGGGATTTTCCTTCAAATACTTAAAGCTCTACTGCTAGCGGATTAGTTATATGTCATGTATTGAAAATTGCTCAAACTTGTGGAGTTCTGCCATCATTCCATTGTTGTTAATAGTTGGTGTTTTGAGCTTTGTTGTTGAAATGGATGGATATCCATAGCTATTAGTGCAAAGTGGTTGCCTTCAAAGGTGTGTAATCCTATTATTGTTTTGAGCTTTGGAAGAAAATGAGATCAAGACATTCAGGTTGAATGAATTGATTGGATGCATTATTGCTTCTCTGCATATTAATGATGAGAAATATATGGAAATGGGACATTAATATGGTCATTTGGAAAAGGATTTGAAAAGGTGGAGAGGGAGTTCCAGAATGAAAAAGGCACACTGAACATGCAAATTGTTGCTGCAACATGGTCTCTTATCAAGCTAGACATCTTAGATATCTATGTCTAGCTTGAGGGGGGGTAACAGAGTTCATGCAAACTGTTGCTGCAAATACACAAGTCATGTTGCTTCGTTGCTATCGTGAAGGCCACTTCTCCGCTGCTCCAACATTGCTGCTATAAATTCCAGCTCATCAACAGCCAATTACAGCTCATATACAGCTGGTTACAGCTCATCAACACACACAGTGTGTGTGCATAATTAGCTAGAAACGGTTATTGtattttctctataaatagagatttagttttgtaattagtTTTAAGTTTTGTAATCTACAAACTTCAATCAATATAGTTGCTCtgtgtttattttttgataGCTTCAGAAATAAAAGAACTATCATTATGAGCTTGAGCAAACTACATAGAAGCACAGTATCGTTGCTCTTTAAGGCTTGGTTTGTCACCTATTTCTCAGGCATTTTCAGCCCACAAACATCAATAGCTCTTatattgtttaataaaatataatttttttctttacctAAATGCCAAAATCATACAGAAAAATCGCCATTTCCGGATAAAAAGTAACATATGAAGAAAGACATGCTCTTGTTTCATTAAAAAGTGGGTAAgatttcttccttttttttctaaattatgtCTTTTTGTGCTCTGTAAAAACTCTATcctcctaaaattttatttttatacctaCCATCAAtgaaaaagattaaatttttttattaatggtagccaattttattttagtttcattATCTATTTATTGcttgatattttattatttttattaaaataaaaattaaattaattctaccttttgattatgaattttaatattgaaaactatatcaaaaaaattcaaccataattatttgttaaagacgtatttaatttttataagaattttatattttaattaaatattaagagTTTTTGTCTTATCTTTTTTAAAGacaatttgttttattattttttatgaaaagtaaaaaaattgtataatttaacaattatgtaatttaatttttaaattttgttaagcTGACGTTTGGATTGAGAGATTTTGGAGGTACAAAATTCCCGAATTTTACACAATCGATGAATTTCATGAAAATCCATTATTTGGTGTTAAAATGTATAGTATCAATAGATTGCGGCGATCTCTCGTATCTCTTTTCAAATCTAATATTTCACCTAGAAGGTGAAAAGTTGAAATCCATGGATAATAGATTCAATTATATCacattataaatttatgaattcaATCTAAATGGTGGAATGTATAAattcattgattttatattttataaatttaacaaaatttatggattttaaGAATTCTCAATCCAAATGGTACTTAAGAGTGTGTTTGGATACATGGATTTGAATTTGGaatttggattttaaattttacatttcaaATCCTACATTTCAAATCCATGAATTTCAAATTGATTGTttggataaataaaaaaatttgaagtttCAATATATGTAATActtaactaataattaattttctattttctattttttttaaaaaaattaatatttttttaaataataattcaaaaaatatatcttttttacATCGAACCAAAccaatagaattaaaattttgaaaataatatctttttcaaaaaatcttgaaccggttaatttttttagtttggtttatattataatgtaattaaattgtttatgttcaaaaccgaaccaaaaaataaattttttataaaatcaaatttatctgAACAATTTTGTTTccattgttttaaaataaaaccaaaccgaaattttgaatgaaataattttcaacacgaaattttccaattttttaaaattatttttaaatattttataaaattaatccgaataaatttttaaagtttaataaaatttcaatttcgtCGGATATCTCAGAATCTCCTcctctgaaaaaaaaaaacaatttcgtCTGACGGCTGCAGTAGGTACCTTGAAAGAGGAGGAGCCAAATCCTCtggaaaaaaatttcaaaaaaatatgtggattaaaaaaattcggaaaAAATTTCAGTCGAATAGCGGCTGCGGATACCTCGAAATAGGAGCCTGGTcctcttgaaaaaaaaaatcgttaaaaaatttatcaaaaaaaaattcgggAAACAATTTGTCAAACGGCCAAAACGAGTACCTCGGAAGAGGAGGAGCCTGATccattgaagaaaaaaaatcagaaaaacattttcaaaaaatatatgtagattaaaaaattcaaaaaaaaattgtcgaaAAATAATTTTCGGTCAGACGCCGACAACAGGTACCTCGGGAAAGGAGGAGTCTGATCCTCCAAAAAAAATTCGGAAAACAATTTTCAGAAAAAATATGtggattaaaaaaatggaaaaaaattatcGGAATTTTTTTTGACGGACGCCGGCAGCGGTTATCTCAGAAGAGGAGGAACCTAatccttcaaaaaaaaaatcgggAAAAAATTACTGTCGAaatttttttttcggaaaaAGTCGAAAAAAAATTCCGGAAAAAATAtaggaattaaaaaaattcggaaaAAATTTCCACCAAACGGCGGCAGCGGGTACCTTGAAAGAGGATGAGCCTGATCCTTCAGAAAAAAATTCCGGAAAAAATTACCGTCAGACAGCGGCGGCGGGTATCTCGGGCGGCGGCGGGTATCTCGGAAAAGTAGAAACATGCTCTTCCTCcatgatattttttttgaaaaaataattcgGAAAAATGTTAACCGGATAAAAATTTCTACTTTTTCTCCATTCGAATCGGGTTATAGTCGATTTTCGATTGAATTAAATTCAATcggttaattttaatataataaatataatgagATTATTTGAAATCCATAGGTTATAGTAGTTATTTCAAATTCTCAACTTTGTGTGTGTTGAAATTAACTTGGATTTGactcaaatccaaatccaacaAATTCTCCAATCCAAACAGAGAATTTGgctcaaatccaaatccaaatccaaatccaCCCTTATCCAAACGCACCCTAAGTGATTTGTGGGCaatattttgatgtttttgaaaaatattaaattttatgatttatcaGCAAAATTAAtgcaataattttttcaaaaggAGCGAAAATAGAATAGATCGAAACATAATGCGCCTGTAAATTGGGCTGTATATGTAGGGACAAGAGAGAGACATCCTTAGTCACATTCTGTCTCTGTAATCACAAGTTTTATATACCATTCTAAAACTTATTTGCATCCAATTCCACCACACAAAATACCTAAATTTATTCCTTTAAAATCAACATCAACTCACACACCGgcccaaaataaaataaaaaaatcactaacATGAAAGCTTCACAATCCTATTATCTTTCCCCAAAATTATATATCTCAACATATATAATAGCTTACACTTGTAAGATAATTACTTGAGGATCTCTATTCGATCCAtaagtttattttcttttcagaaTTATAGTTTTATTAGAAGTTCtcattaatattttcattaaaaattataaaatgcatataaaatgtTAACTTCTTTAATTGGTTATAAATGCCTTGATTAATCATATATAGCATTCAATCATTGTCACGGCGGTCCGTGAGTGTATAACATGATTAATTTCATATACCATGTCACTAATGATTATCATAATTAGATCATTGACAAGAATTTTCATCAtggttttataatattttgaagTAACGAAACAGATTTTACTAGCATCACTATAATCCTTGTCCCAGTGACTCCGTTTACCGCACACATATTGAAAATTATCAAAACGTTCGTATTGGATAGGCAGCTGTGGCGGAACCAGGACTCCAATTTAGGAGGGTCGGATTTTTTATGTtcggctatttaaaaaaaataaactgctgtaaaaaattcaaatatgtaAATTTTCAGTTGTAGAGACGGTTAAAACCGCCCCTACATAGAAAAAATTGCCCCTACATAGAAAAAACCGTCTCTAACACATGTAGGGGCGATTTTTAGgggcaattataatcacccttatctgaaaaattccaaaaatcctttttttttaattttttccggCGAAGAGGGTCGGCCAGCCCTCTTCGACCCTCCCTAGTTCCGCCCCTGATAGGCAGTCAATATATATGATTTTCACTCATTAACGCCATCACAGCTATGTTCAAAGGTCTTAAAATATCCACTTCCACTAGAATTAGTGGCAGATCTATACTTTTTTTCCAGTCCGAACTTAAATTTTAgttcttgttttgtttttgtttttagattCGAAtttaacttctttctaaatCTTATCTCCttttaaaaatccaaaacaCACCGGAGTCTACTTGTATCCTAATTTAAAGATAGTTCCGCTCCTCTCGAACACTCAAATACATGCTTGAGCCCTTTATTCTATCCTCAATTCCTCATCTATATAAAAAATCTTTTCAACTCTTGCTCCAATGGGAGCGTTTTAGGAACAAATATAAATACGTTATTTGGCCATGATTTTGAAGCCAAAACCTTtgttcaattttcaaattaccttaaaacattttaaatattcttttaaGAAGATGAGTGAAACTTCATTATATACTATAATCAAAGTATTATTAGTTTCATATGCTACAACTCAAATATAATCAAcaaacttttattaattttttttttacttaacaattattaataaatctaaataaaaaaaatccttgTAAATATACTTGAGAAAATGATTAATTAAGTTTATCTTTTGAGTTCAAACTACTATTTTCTtcataaattctaaaaattactatttttttctcaaattttagtttatatattCTAAAATCCAGGGGCGGAACTAGGTTT containing:
- the LOC126656565 gene encoding uncharacterized protein LOC126656565, whose product is MEKEKQERKMENQQKNKDHGKKESTVEGLPMKESPYMQYKDLEDYKKKGYGTEGHLPPQPGRGAGATDAPTLSGGSVPREADVSAIDAVANNPTP
- the LOC126656495 gene encoding serine/threonine-protein kinase STY13-like, with protein sequence MAKQEEEWGSIIDPHKIVIKKFIARGTYGMVYEGLYNVKQVAVKLVDWGDETRLPLPHIASLRTAVKQEASVWYHLDHPNVSKLIGAVTDISEEELKGRCSHSGMPMKMCCFVTDYYPGGTLKSYLWKRKRRLPFKKFMQFALQLARGLSYLHSKNIVHRDVKTDNVLLDKNRTLKITDFGVSRIQALNPNEMTGGLGTFGYMAPEVFCNKPYDKKSDVYSFGICLWEIYCCSPAYGSITFSKFTAVVYENLRPEIPRNCPVSLVNLMRRCWETDPWRRPDMEEVVSILEAIHSTEVVGQKQPKGCFCWNL